ACACGAAGCCTTCCATGCCGGCCTGGAAGGGACAGCCGCCTGCAAGCGAGTTGGGCTCGTAGGCCACGCGGCCGCGGTGGATGGCCTGGCGATGCATGCCGTCGCGCTGGTTGTTGTGCACGGGCGCAAGCGGCGCATTGATCGGGATTTCATGGAAGTTGGGGCCGCCCAGCCGCGAAATCTGCGTGTCCACGTAGGAGTGGATGCGCCCTGCCAATAGCGGGTCATTGGTGAAGTCCAGGCCCGGCACGATGTGGGCGGCGCAAAAGGCGACCTGCTCCGTCTCGGCGAAGAAGTTGTCGGGGTTGCGGTCCAGCACCATCCGCCCCACCGGCACCACGGGCACCAGTTCCTCGGGCACGATCTTGGTCGCGTCCAGCACGTCGAAGCTGAAGCCTTCGGCCTGCTCCTCGGTGAACACCTGCACGCCCAGCTCCCACTGCGGGCCATTGCCGGCGTCGATCGCCTCCCAAAGATCGCGGCGGTGGAAGTCGGGATCCGCGCCAGACACCTTGACGGCTTCATTCCACACCTGCGAATGCGTGCCGAGAATGGGATTCCAATGGAACTTCACCAGCCGCGACTCGCCCGCGGCGTTGACGAAGCGGAACGTATGCACGCCAAAGCCCTGCATCATCCGGTAGCTGCGCGGGATGGCGCGGTCCGACATCAGCCACATCAGCATGTGAGTGGATTCCGGCATCAGCGACACGAAGTCCCAGAAGGTATCGTGCGCGGACGCGGCCTGGGGCATGCCATGATGCGGCTCGGGTTTGACGGCGTGCACCAGGTCCGGGAATTTCATCGCGTCCTGGATGAAGAAGACCGGCATGTTGTTCCCGACCAGATCCCAGTTGCCCTCGTCGGTATAGAACTTCACGGCGAAACCGCGGACGTCCCGCGCCGTGTCCTTGGAGCCGCGTTCGCCCGCCACCGTCGAAAAGCGCACGAACACCGGCGTGCGCTTGCCGGCTTCGGCGAACAGGGACGCGGCGGTCAGGCCAGTCAGCGGCTTATAGCATTCGAAATAGCCGTGCGCCGCCGAACCGCGCGCATGCACGATGCGTTCGGGAATCCGCTCGTGGTCGAAATGCGTGATCTTCTCGCGCAGGATGAAGTCCTTGAGCAAAGCCGGCCCGCGCAGGCCCGCCTTGAGCGAGTGCTGGTTATCGCTGACGCGCACGCCCTGGTTGGTGGTCAGCATCTGCCCGCCAGCATCGGCGCGCACGCGCTCCAGCCGTCCGTCGGCCGCATTGACGCCGGCCGCGGCCGCGCCCCCGGTCTTGGCCGAGGTCTCGGTTTCGGACAGCGAACTGGCCGTCGCGGAAGGATCCGCTGCCGCGACGTGCGCGCCGGCATAGGGGCAGCGCGCCCCTTCTTCGCCGTACTCCGCCGCCTTGCCGGCATTGTGGGGAATCGCGGCGGCCGTTTCGCCCACGGCCGCGGCGCGCTTGAGCGCCGGGTGGCTGGGCTTGCCCGCGGGTCCGGACGCCGGGCCGCTGTCCGTGTTCAGATAGGCAGTGTCCACGGCCGCGCCCGCGCCGCCCTTGCCTGCTGCTTTCTTGGCTGGCATCGCAATCTCCTAGTGGCTCAGCATCTTGCCGCGCGCCTGCTCGGCCCGCGAGGCGCCGATGGCGGTCTCGACCTGCTTGACCTCTTCGGGAGGCGGCAGCACGGCGGGGAATCCGAGCGATTCGATCCACAGCTCGCGCGACCAGCCCTGCGTGTGATAGAGATGATGGTCCTCGTCCGTTGCCACGGCGTCGTGAGCCTGCTTCAACACCTTGGCCTCGTCGCCGCTGTGCTGTTCGGCAATCACGCCGATCAGGGACCAGTTCGCGTGATCCTTGGTTTCGGCCAGCACCACGCATTCGGTGGCGACCAATTGGGCGGCGTCCGGATCGCCCGCGCTGATCGCCATCTTCATGGCCTTGACCAGCGCCTCGCCGATGTGGCGCACGACCTGGCGGCCCGGCGGCTGCGCCTGCGGGTCCAGGCCCAGCTGCTCGAACACCGTCAACAGCACCCGGCGGTGGGTGCGGGTTTCTTCCAGATAGCCGAGCCATTCCTTTTTCAGATCCTCGTTCACCGCGCAGGACACGGCGGTTTCGTACACGGCCAGGCCACCAATTTCGGTTTCCAGGGCCTGGTACAGCAGTTCCTCGATTTGCGAGGCATTTCCGGCTTTGCGTTTCATTGGGCGCTCCTCTTCTGGATGGGCATCCGCGCATGCCTGCGGCGGATATGCGGATGGAGCGCCTACCCAGCAATCGCCATGCCCGGTCCGCGCGATGGCAATTGCCCTGCGGCAGCTCGGAGCGGATGCCGCCTCCGCGGCAAAAAATACAAGACTGTGGGCAAGGACAACCTCGTCCCCATTTAGACTAGAATTGGAACCATTCTCAATAAAATCAGACCGCCAGGCTCGCGGCGGCGCCAACAAGAAAGAGGCTCGTCCTGAAATCCGGTTTCCGCCTATCCATGGCCTGGCTCCATACCTGGGTCGGCCTGTGGTTTTCCTGGCTGCTGTTCGCCGTCTTCTTGACGGGATCGCTGGCCGTCTTCTCCGAGCCCATTACCCACTGGATGACGCCCGAGCACCGCGAGGCGGAAGCCCTGGCCGCGCAAAAGGAAAGCGTGCCGGTGGACCGCGCCCGCCGGCTGGAACTGGCGGTGGACTACATGGCGCGCAACCATGCCGGCGCCGGCATGTGGGAAATCTGGCCGGTGGACCGCTTTCACGAAAACGGCCTGACGGCCTATTGGTTCGACCAGAACGGCCTATATGCGGATGCCGAGCTCGACCCCGAGACAGGCGCCGAACTGGATGACCACCACGATGCCGAAGGCCGCGCGACGATGGGCGGCACGCATTTCGTGGACTTCCACTACACGCTGCACGACGCCGGCCTGGGGCTGTGGATCGTCGCCTTCGCCAGCATGGCCATGCTGGTCGCGCTGATTTCCGGCGTGGTCACGCACAAGCGCATCTTCAAGGACTTCTTCACCTTCCGCGCCAAGAAGGGCCAACGGTCCTGGCTGGACGCGCACAACGCGGTGGCGGTGCTGACCCTGCCCTTCCAGTTCATGATTGCCTACACGGGAATCGTGATTTCCAGCGCCCAGCTCATGCCGGCCCCGGTCACGGCGACCTATGGCGCCGGCCCGCAGGCCAGCCGCCTGTACCTGGCCGAGCTGACGGGCGAAGAACGGCCCGCCCGCAGCGGCGTGGCGCTGGCCATGCCGGCGCTCGAGCCCATCGTGGCCCGCGGCGAACGACTGATCGGGCAGACCGCGCGCGCCATCGTCATCAACAATCCCGAAGACAGCTCCATGCGCATCGGCGTCTATGGCTGGAACGAAGACGCCGACACCTTCCGCAATCTGAGCGCCACCACGGGCATGGCGGAGTTCTCCGCCAGCGGCGAGCTGCTGCGCCTGCGGCCCGCGGGCGGCGTGCACGGCGGCGCGCCGGCGCTGACGTTCCAGGTGATGAGCGACCTGCACATGTCCAAGTTCGGCGGGCTGGGCATCAGCTGGCTGTACTTCGTCTGCGGCCTGGCGGGCGCGGCCATGATGGGCACGGGCGCCTTGCTGTTCATGGTCAAGCGCCGCGCCAAGCATGGCGGCGAGTTCGGCAGCGCCACGGCGCGCATGTACCGGCTGATAGAAGGATTGAACGTGGCCGCGCTGGCCGGATTGGCGATCGCCTGCATCAGCTACCTCTGGGCCAACCGCCTGCTGCCCGTGGCGCTGGAGAACCGCGCGCTTTGGGAACTGCGCTGCTTCTTCCTGGCGTGGGCGCTGACCCTGGCGCATGCCTGGCTGTGCAGCCCGCGCCGCGCCTGGATCTCGCAATTGGTGCTGCTGTCGGCGCTGTGCCTGCTGCTGCCGGCGCTGTCGTTCATCACATTGGGCGACCATCCTGCAGCGCAGATCGCGCGCGGCGATTGGGAGAGCGCCGGCGTCGAACTGACGTCCGTCGCATTCGGCGTACTATCGGGCTGGGCGGCCCTGCTGTTGTGGCGACGGCCCGCATCCGCGCCCGTCCGGCGCAATCCCCGCAGTGATGCAGAGGCGGCCGCATGAACACCAACGACCTGTACGCAATTTCCATGGCGCTGCTGCTGACCTATTCGGGCATGGCCTGCCTGAGCCTGGCCATGCCGCGCCACTACGACCAGGTCTGGGGACGCGATCCCTCCGCCGGCCATACCCGCGTGCTGCGCGGCGCCGGCGTGCTGCTGCTGGCGTTGGCCCTGCTGCCCTGCGTGGGCCTGTGGGGCAATACCGTGGGCGTGGTGGCATGGCTGGGCTGGCTGTCGGCGGGCGCGCTGCTCTGGGTCGGCATGCTGTCATGGGCGCCGCGTCCGGCAGCCCGTACCGCGGCGCTGGCGGTGGCAATATCCCTGGCCGGGGTCGGCATCGGCTTCTGAAGCGCAGGTTTGACGCGCATCAAGCAAGCCTGATATCCCGGCGGTGCGGGGCAATTCCTGCACCATATGTGGTGGTAGAGTTTCCACACCCTACTACATATGGTGTCAGTCATGCATATCCAGCACATCCTCAAGCGCGACGGCCGGGTCGCGGCGTTCGACCGCGACAAGATCGCCCAAGCCATGGCGGCCGCCGGCAGCAGCACGGGAGAACTGGATCTGGCGGGCGCGCAAGTCCTGACCGACACCGTCATCGCCGCACTGGAAGGCAACCCCTGCCCTGGCGTCGAGACCATCCAGAACCGCGTCGAGGAAGCCCTGGTCCAGGCAGGCCATTGGCGCACCGCGCGGGCCTACATCGTGCACCGCGAACAGCACGCCCGGCTGCGCGCGCTGCGCCACACGCTGGTGGACGTGGAAAGCGCGATGGAGGAATACCTGGACCAGCGCGACTGGCGCGTCAACGCCAACGCCAACCAGGGCTACAGCCTGGGCGGCCTGATCCTGAACGTGGCGGGCAAAGTCACCGCCAATTACTGGCTGTCCAACGTGTTCGCGCCCGAGGCGGGCCGCGCCCACCGCGAAGGCGACATCCATATCCACGACCTGGACATGCTGAGCGGCTATTGCGCCGGCTGGTCGCTGCGCCAGCTGCTGACCGAAGGCTTCAACGGCATCCCCGGCAAGGTCGAAGCCACGCCGCCGCGCCACATGTCCGCGGCCATCGGCCAGATCGTCAACTTCCTGGGCACGCTGCAGAATGAGTGGGCCGGCGCGCAGGCGTTCAGCTCCTTCGATACCTACATGGCGCCCTTCATCCGCCGCGACGCCATGACGTACGCCGACGTGAAGCAGTCCATGCAGGAACTCATCTACAACCTGAACGTGCCCAGCCGCTGGGGCACGCAGACGCCCTTCACCAACCTCACGTTCGACTGGACCTGCCCGCCGGACCTGAAGGACCAGATCCCGTACATCGGCGGCGAGGAAATGCCTTTTTCCTACGGCGACCTGCAGACCGAGATGGACATGATCAACCGCGCCTACATCGAAGTCATGATGGCTGGCGACGCCAAGGGCCGCGTGTTCACCTTCCCCATCCCCACCTACAACATCACCCCCGACTTCGACTGGGACCACCCCAACACCGAGCGCCTGTTTGAAATGACGGCGCGCTATGGCCTGCCCTATTTCCAGAACTTCCTGAATTCGGACCTGGAGCCGCACATGGTGCGCTCCATGTGCTGCCGCCTGCAGTTGGACCTGCGCGAACTGCTCAAGCGCGGCAACGGCCTGTTCGGCTCGGCCGAGCAGACGGGGTCGGTCGGCGTGGTGACGGTCAACTGCGCGCGCCTGGGCTACACCTGCCGCGGCGACGAAGCGCGGCTGATGCAGCAACTGGACCACCTGCTGGAACTGGGCCGCGACGTGCTGGAAACCAAGCGCAAGGTGGTGCAGCGCTACATCGATCAGGGCCTCTACCCCTATACCCGCCGCTATCTGGGCACCCTGCGCAATCACTTCAGCACGCTGGGCGTGAACGGCATCAACGAGATGGTCCGCAACTTCACGGCCGACGCCGAGGACATCACCACCGCCGCGGGCCACGCCCTGGCCGTGCGCCTCCTGGACCGCGTGCGCGACCGCATGACCGAGTTCCAGGAACAGACCGGCCACCTGTACAACCTGGAAGCCACGCCCGCCGAAGGCACCACCTACCGCTTCGCGCGCGAAGACAGGAAGCGCTATCCCGCCATCCTGCAAGCGGGCAGCGAGACGCAGCCCTACTACACCAACTCCAGCCAGCTGCCGGTGGGCCACACCGACGATCCTTTCCATGCGCTGGAGCTGCAGGAAACGCTGCAGGGCAAGTACACCGGCGGCACCGTGCTGCATCTGTACATGAACGAAGCCGTTTCTTCTTCCGCCGCATGCAAGCAGCTGGTGCGCCGCGCGCTGTCGAATTTCCGGCTGCCCTACATCACGGTCACGCCGACCTTCTCCATCTGCCCCAACCATGGCTATCTGGCGGGGCACCACGAGTTCTGCCCGAAATGCGATGCCGAACTGCTGGCCAAGCAAGCGGCATGCTGCACCCCGGCCTAGGGCTGTAAAGGCCAGCCCCCAGGCCGGACCGCCGGGCAGCCCGCCCGGCATCCACTCCATAAGGAACCGCCATGCAAACCTTGATCGCTCCCGAAGTCGCCACCGCTCCCGCCGCGCAATTGGACGACAGCCAGCGCGTGCGCTGCGAGATCTGGACCCGCGTCATGGGCTACCACCGCCCCGTCACTTCCTTCAACACCGGCAAACAGGGCGAATTCAATGAACGCCGCTTCTTCGTCGAACGCCGCGCCTGAGGGCGCCACGCGAGCCGCCGCGTCGACCCCGGGCTGCGGCCCGGGCACGCGGCGGCTGACGGCGCGCCCGGCCTACCCGGCTGCGCCGCAACCGGTGGCCCAGCCCTTGCCGCGGCATTCGCACGCCGTCGGCGGGCTGGTGCCGTTTTCCACCGTGGACTGGCCCGGACAACTGGCGGCGGTCGTATTCATCGCGGGCTGCCCCTGGCGCTGCCACTACTGCCACAACGTCGAACTCCAGACCCGCGCCGCCCGCTACGACTGGCGCGAGATCCGCGCCTTCCTGGAAACGCGCAAAGGCCTGCTGGACGCCATCGTGTTCTCCGGCGGCGAGCCCTTGAGCGAACCGCGCCTGCCGCAGATGATCCGCGACGTCCGGCGCATGGGCTACCGCGTCGGCCTGCATACCGCCGGCATCTATCCCCTGCGCCTGGCCGACGTGCTGCGCCATCTGGATTGGGTCGGCCTGGACATCAAGGCCGACGCCCAGGGCTATGACGACGTCACTGGCCGCCGCGATTCGCAGCGCCCCGCGCTGGCCTGCCTGACGCAACTGCTGGCTGCCGGCATCGATTTCGAGTGCCGCATCACCTGGCATCCGGATTGGCTGGACGAGACGCGGCTGCTGACCCTGGCGCGCGAGCTGGCGCGCCGCGGCGTGCGCCGCTTCGCGGTGCAGGGCGTGCGCCGCTCGCCCGACGCGCCCCCGGTGCGCGCGCTAAGCGCCCCGGCCCTGGCGCTGCTGATGCAATGGTTCGAGGAGTTCGCCTATCGCTGAGCCAGGTGCTGCCGCACTTGATTCTGCGCAAGGCGACCCAACTCCCCTTGCTCTAGCCTCTGTCCACTTGAAAAGAGGAAAGACTCATCATGACGTGGTTCAAATCACTCACCCTAGCCGGACGCGAATTGCTGCCCATCGTCCAGGGCGGCATGGGCGTCGGCGTATCCGCCCATCGCCTGGCCGGCGCGGTCGCCAGCCAGAACGCCATGGGCACCATCGCCAGTGTGGATTTGCGCCACCACCACCCCGATCTGCTGGAGAAAACCGAGCGTTGCCATGACCGCGACATCATCGACAGTGCCAACCAGGAAGCGCTCGACCGCGAGGTGCGCGCCGCGCTGGACACCGCTCAGGGCCGCGGCCTGGTGGCGGTGAACGTCATGAAGGCGGTGCGCGACCACCCCGCCCTGGTGCGCCAGGCCTGCGAAAGCGGCGCCCACGCCATCGTGATGGGCGCCGGCCTGCCGCTGGACCTGCCCGAGATGACGGCCGACTACCCCAAGGTAGCGCTGGTGCCCATCCTGTCCGAGGCGCGCGGCGTGGCCGTGGTGCTGAAGAAATGGATGAAAAAGGGCCGCATGGCCGACGCCGTGGTGATCGAACACCCTGGGTACGCCGGCGGCCATCTGGGCGCGGCCCGGCTGGATGACGTGCACAGCGAGCGCTTCGACTTCCAGCATGTGCTGGCCGATTGCCACAAGCTGTTCCAGGAACTGGCGCTGGGTTCCGACGCCCCCCGCTTGATCGTGGCGGGCGGCGTGGGCAGCCATGAGCAAGTGCGCCATTGGCTGGCCAACGGCGCGGACGGCGTGCAGGTCGGCACGGCGTTTGCCGTCACCAGCGAAGGCGACGCGCACGAGAACTTCAAGCGCGTGCTGATCGACGCCGATCCGGACAAGCTGGCCGAATTCACCAGCGTCGCGGGCCTGCCCGCCCGCGCCGTGGAAACGCCCTGGCTGACGCGCTACCTGCGCCAGGAAAAGACGCTGCAGGCCAACACCCGCTGCGATGCGCGCCGCTGCAGCCAGCGCATGGACTGCCTGACGCAATGCGGATTGCGCGACGGCCTGGCGCGCTTCGGGCAATTCTGCATCGACCTGAAGCTGGCGGCCGCGATGCGCGGCGAAGTCAGCCGCGGCCTGTTCTTCCGCGGCGCGTCCAAGCTGCCCTTCGGCAACGCCGTGCGTTCAGTGCGTGAATTGATGGACTATCTGCTGCACGGCGAGATGCCCGCCGCGGCCTGAGTCGCGCAAGACCGTCTTGGGCGGGATTTCCAAAAATAATTGAACGACGTACAATATTATTCGTCGTTCAATTATTTCGCACCATGGATTCCTCTGCCCTCCCTTCATCCGAATCCGCCGCGCCCGAAGCCGGGCGTCGCGAACGCAAGCGCCTGCAGACCCTGGACCACCTGGCGCAAACCGCCTGGCGCCTGTTCGAGACCCTGGGCTATGACGCGGTCACCATGGAACAGATCGCCGCGCAGGCGGACGTATCCAAGGGCACGCTGTACAACCATTTCCCCGTCAAGGAAGCCCTGCTCGCGCACCGCTTCCATGGCGAGCTGGCGGCCAGCGTCCGTGGCCTCCAGCCCGCGCTGCGCGCCCTGCCCACCCTCGCGCAGCGCCTGACGCGGCTACTGCATGCGTCGGCCCATTGGTCCGAATCGCATCGCGCCTATCTGGGGCCGTACCTGCGCTACCGGCTGTCCACGCTGCAGCCCGGCGCGCACGACGACGGCCGCTACCCGCGCAGCGGCATGCAGGCGCTGTACACCGCGCTGATCGAAGAAGCGCAGGCCGCCGGCCAGGCGCGTACCGATCTTGCCGCCGGGCAACTGGCCCATCAGCTGCAATTCCTGTATCTGGGCGCGATGCTGCGCTGGTTGGATCAACCTCGCAGCAGCCTGAAGGCAGAATTCGATGCCGCCATCAGTCTGTTCGTGCGCGGCGTACACCCCGAGGCCGGAGCATGACTGCCGCCGCGCTGGACTGGGCTGCCGCCGCCCTGGCCGGCCCGCACGCCGTCGGCGGCAAGGGCTGGCAGCTGGGCCGCATGGCGCAACTGGGTGTGCCGGTGCCCGACGGCTTCGTGCTGCCGGCCGCGCTGAGCCTCGACCACGAACCGGGCCAGGCGCTGCCGCCCGCCGTCGCCCAGGCGCTGCGCGATGAACTGGCCGCGCGCGGCTGGCTCGAGCGGCCGCTGGCCTTGCGCTCGTCTGCACCACAGGAAGATTCCGCGGGCGCCTCATTCGCGGGGATCCATCTTTCCTGCCTGAACGTGCGCGGTGCGGATGCGGCGAGCGACGCGGTCCGGCAGGTTTGGGATTCGCAATGGACGCCGCAGGCGCGCGCCTACCGGCAGAAGCTGGGGCTGGACCCTGCCGGCATGGCCGTGGTCGTCATGCCGCTGATCGACGCGGTCGCCTCGGGCATCGCCTTCACCATCGATCCCGTGTCGGGGCGGCACGATGAGATGGTCATCCACGCCAACTGGGGCTTGGGCGAGTCGCTGGTCGACGGCGCGGCGCAAGGCGACGAATACCGCCTGCGCGAAGACTATCTGCGCCAGGCTTGGCCGCTGGACGACCGGCGCATCGGCGCCAAACGCCACGCCAGCCAGGCCGCGGAAGGCTCCGGCACCTTGCTTGCTTCCACGCCCGCCGCGCTCGCGGCCCAGGCCGTGCTGAGCGACGCGCAGGCCGTAGCCCTGGGCGACATCGTGCGCGACGCGGCGCGCGCGCTGGACTATGCCGGCGGCGGCTACGACATCGAATGGGTCTGGGACGGGCGGCGCTTCTGGATCGTGCAGGCCCGCCCCGTCACCGTGGCGGCGCGCCACACCTATCCGGCGCTGCGCGCACAGCCCGCCTATTGGTCGCGCG
The sequence above is drawn from the Achromobacter xylosoxidans genome and encodes:
- a CDS encoding catalase, with amino-acid sequence MPAKKAAGKGGAGAAVDTAYLNTDSGPASGPAGKPSHPALKRAAAVGETAAAIPHNAGKAAEYGEEGARCPYAGAHVAAADPSATASSLSETETSAKTGGAAAAGVNAADGRLERVRADAGGQMLTTNQGVRVSDNQHSLKAGLRGPALLKDFILREKITHFDHERIPERIVHARGSAAHGYFECYKPLTGLTAASLFAEAGKRTPVFVRFSTVAGERGSKDTARDVRGFAVKFYTDEGNWDLVGNNMPVFFIQDAMKFPDLVHAVKPEPHHGMPQAASAHDTFWDFVSLMPESTHMLMWLMSDRAIPRSYRMMQGFGVHTFRFVNAAGESRLVKFHWNPILGTHSQVWNEAVKVSGADPDFHRRDLWEAIDAGNGPQWELGVQVFTEEQAEGFSFDVLDATKIVPEELVPVVPVGRMVLDRNPDNFFAETEQVAFCAAHIVPGLDFTNDPLLAGRIHSYVDTQISRLGGPNFHEIPINAPLAPVHNNQRDGMHRQAIHRGRVAYEPNSLAGGCPFQAGMEGFVSFPEPETGDELRGHPEKFAEHYNQATLFYESQADWEKRHIVDAYAFELSKVTVPAVRQRMVASLRNVSEELARGVADQLGMGLPAPLPRAIELPPKPEVEVSPALSLAARPGDGGIATRKVAILVAEGADGKSVSAVAQGLIAAGAIVRLVGQRIGPVPAAGGGTLDADASLDNHPSALFDGVVAAGGEAAVARLESDGRVLEFLRDAYRHGKTLMGMGEGVQLLAAAGLSADPADGGLLTMDATAPAKSVSFFIEALGRHRHPQRETSPPRV
- a CDS encoding ribonucleoside triphosphate reductase is translated as MHIQHILKRDGRVAAFDRDKIAQAMAAAGSSTGELDLAGAQVLTDTVIAALEGNPCPGVETIQNRVEEALVQAGHWRTARAYIVHREQHARLRALRHTLVDVESAMEEYLDQRDWRVNANANQGYSLGGLILNVAGKVTANYWLSNVFAPEAGRAHREGDIHIHDLDMLSGYCAGWSLRQLLTEGFNGIPGKVEATPPRHMSAAIGQIVNFLGTLQNEWAGAQAFSSFDTYMAPFIRRDAMTYADVKQSMQELIYNLNVPSRWGTQTPFTNLTFDWTCPPDLKDQIPYIGGEEMPFSYGDLQTEMDMINRAYIEVMMAGDAKGRVFTFPIPTYNITPDFDWDHPNTERLFEMTARYGLPYFQNFLNSDLEPHMVRSMCCRLQLDLRELLKRGNGLFGSAEQTGSVGVVTVNCARLGYTCRGDEARLMQQLDHLLELGRDVLETKRKVVQRYIDQGLYPYTRRYLGTLRNHFSTLGVNGINEMVRNFTADAEDITTAAGHALAVRLLDRVRDRMTEFQEQTGHLYNLEATPAEGTTYRFAREDRKRYPAILQAGSETQPYYTNSSQLPVGHTDDPFHALELQETLQGKYTGGTVLHLYMNEAVSSSAACKQLVRRALSNFRLPYITVTPTFSICPNHGYLAGHHEFCPKCDAELLAKQAACCTPA
- a CDS encoding DUF3325 domain-containing protein, which codes for MNTNDLYAISMALLLTYSGMACLSLAMPRHYDQVWGRDPSAGHTRVLRGAGVLLLALALLPCVGLWGNTVGVVAWLGWLSAGALLWVGMLSWAPRPAARTAALAVAISLAGVGIGF
- a CDS encoding NAD(P)H-dependent flavin oxidoreductase — translated: MTWFKSLTLAGRELLPIVQGGMGVGVSAHRLAGAVASQNAMGTIASVDLRHHHPDLLEKTERCHDRDIIDSANQEALDREVRAALDTAQGRGLVAVNVMKAVRDHPALVRQACESGAHAIVMGAGLPLDLPEMTADYPKVALVPILSEARGVAVVLKKWMKKGRMADAVVIEHPGYAGGHLGAARLDDVHSERFDFQHVLADCHKLFQELALGSDAPRLIVAGGVGSHEQVRHWLANGADGVQVGTAFAVTSEGDAHENFKRVLIDADPDKLAEFTSVAGLPARAVETPWLTRYLRQEKTLQANTRCDARRCSQRMDCLTQCGLRDGLARFGQFCIDLKLAAAMRGEVSRGLFFRGASKLPFGNAVRSVRELMDYLLHGEMPAAA
- a CDS encoding PepSY-associated TM helix domain-containing protein is translated as MAWLHTWVGLWFSWLLFAVFLTGSLAVFSEPITHWMTPEHREAEALAAQKESVPVDRARRLELAVDYMARNHAGAGMWEIWPVDRFHENGLTAYWFDQNGLYADAELDPETGAELDDHHDAEGRATMGGTHFVDFHYTLHDAGLGLWIVAFASMAMLVALISGVVTHKRIFKDFFTFRAKKGQRSWLDAHNAVAVLTLPFQFMIAYTGIVISSAQLMPAPVTATYGAGPQASRLYLAELTGEERPARSGVALAMPALEPIVARGERLIGQTARAIVINNPEDSSMRIGVYGWNEDADTFRNLSATTGMAEFSASGELLRLRPAGGVHGGAPALTFQVMSDLHMSKFGGLGISWLYFVCGLAGAAMMGTGALLFMVKRRAKHGGEFGSATARMYRLIEGLNVAALAGLAIACISYLWANRLLPVALENRALWELRCFFLAWALTLAHAWLCSPRRAWISQLVLLSALCLLLPALSFITLGDHPAAQIARGDWESAGVELTSVAFGVLSGWAALLLWRRPASAPVRRNPRSDAEAAA
- the nrdD gene encoding anaerobic ribonucleoside-triphosphate reductase → MQTLIAPEVATAPAAQLDDSQRVRCEIWTRVMGYHRPVTSFNTGKQGEFNERRFFVERRA
- a CDS encoding TetR/AcrR family transcriptional regulator, with the protein product MDSSALPSSESAAPEAGRRERKRLQTLDHLAQTAWRLFETLGYDAVTMEQIAAQADVSKGTLYNHFPVKEALLAHRFHGELAASVRGLQPALRALPTLAQRLTRLLHASAHWSESHRAYLGPYLRYRLSTLQPGAHDDGRYPRSGMQALYTALIEEAQAAGQARTDLAAGQLAHQLQFLYLGAMLRWLDQPRSSLKAEFDAAISLFVRGVHPEAGA
- a CDS encoding ferritin-like domain-containing protein, which gives rise to MKRKAGNASQIEELLYQALETEIGGLAVYETAVSCAVNEDLKKEWLGYLEETRTHRRVLLTVFEQLGLDPQAQPPGRQVVRHIGEALVKAMKMAISAGDPDAAQLVATECVVLAETKDHANWSLIGVIAEQHSGDEAKVLKQAHDAVATDEDHHLYHTQGWSRELWIESLGFPAVLPPPEEVKQVETAIGASRAEQARGKMLSH
- a CDS encoding anaerobic ribonucleoside-triphosphate reductase activating protein; its protein translation is MNAASSSNAAPEGATRAAASTPGCGPGTRRLTARPAYPAAPQPVAQPLPRHSHAVGGLVPFSTVDWPGQLAAVVFIAGCPWRCHYCHNVELQTRAARYDWREIRAFLETRKGLLDAIVFSGGEPLSEPRLPQMIRDVRRMGYRVGLHTAGIYPLRLADVLRHLDWVGLDIKADAQGYDDVTGRRDSQRPALACLTQLLAAGIDFECRITWHPDWLDETRLLTLARELARRGVRRFAVQGVRRSPDAPPVRALSAPALALLMQWFEEFAYR